One region of Elstera cyanobacteriorum genomic DNA includes:
- a CDS encoding PAS domain-containing hybrid sensor histidine kinase/response regulator produces MQGWVVIAVSAAYIAALFGVAWYGDRRAEAGRPLFPGLWRSGIFFALTLTVYTTTWSFYGSVGRASTGGFDFLPIYVGPTLALLFGQRMLRKALTVVKAQNITSIADFLAGRYGKSQGLAALVTLTALISVLPYIALQLKALASSFDGLTGQGALPSDPIWSDTAFAVTLATAAFAILFGVRHIHAREHHRGLMLAIVFESLVKLAAFIAVGVFIMLGLPEGPVELFQIAARQPELMRLLDLDLLAPTWISNTLIAFFAFFCLPHKFHVLMVENEDRRHLRPAALIFPAYLLILSIFIVPIALSGLMLVGQGTLNPDSFVLSLPLRLGAPEVALIAFIGGLSAGTGMLIMTVVALATMVCNDVVMPLLLRRRGFRQERDLAGVLLFIRRAAIIGILLLAYLTYRLIGENYALTTIGLLAFVAVAQFGPAFLGALYWRRATRLGAIAGIGAGMLVWVYTMLLPATVILRRMEIEFLQKGPFGLEWLSAHALFGMGGLDAISHATLWSLLANILFYVGGSLLSRPSAVERAQAAAYVDADPQPATLGPRGWSALTRLEELRSIAARYLGEEAGGGAFDRFVAGRTAQAGPVYRDGVADLDAVRFTEHLLAGAIGSASARVVLAASLKRRSLSRGAARQMLDQASEVIRTQADLLRGTIDSVSQGICVLDTDLTILMWNRRFLDLLDFPPGLVRVGVPLAELVRYNAARSDYAAGDVDALLVNRFDAITDWPYRHERTRPDGTVIEMLTNVMPGGGYVTTYTDVTERHLAAARLQEINENLEARVRDRTEALEAAKAEAERANSSKTRFLAAASHDLMQPLNAARLFSTALSDRLSEGNIAAARDMVRHIGASLRSVEQLLSALLDISALEAGAMRAQKRDFALGPLLERLAMEVATQAAQRPAHRPLRVRFVPTSVRVQTDPDLLRRIVQNFLTNAVRYTPRGTVLLGCRVQRDTVRIEVWDTGPGIPEDRQQEIFEEFRRLSPGGEDGHTGLGLGLAIVDRIARGLGHPVDVRSVPGKGACFAVTVPRALTPTPPQASPVPVAAPVFAGLDILCLDNDAAILAGMQALLEGWGCRVRLAATPNAARQALAEAVPALLIADYHLEAEVDGLAFLIESAAPDHARLLLTADRSEDLRRRARAAGVPLLYKPLRPAALRSYLSSLTLSLPAEEDAE; encoded by the coding sequence GTGCAAGGCTGGGTGGTCATCGCGGTTTCGGCGGCTTACATCGCGGCCTTGTTCGGCGTTGCCTGGTACGGCGACCGGCGGGCGGAAGCCGGGCGCCCCCTGTTTCCCGGGCTGTGGCGCAGCGGCATTTTCTTCGCCCTGACGCTAACGGTCTATACGACAACCTGGAGTTTTTATGGTTCCGTCGGGCGGGCGTCGACGGGCGGTTTCGATTTTCTGCCGATCTATGTCGGTCCAACCCTGGCGCTGCTGTTCGGGCAGCGGATGCTGCGCAAAGCGTTGACGGTGGTGAAGGCACAGAACATCACCTCCATCGCCGATTTTCTGGCGGGCCGCTACGGCAAAAGCCAGGGGTTGGCGGCACTGGTCACGCTGACGGCGTTAATCAGCGTTCTGCCCTATATCGCCCTGCAACTCAAAGCGCTGGCCAGCAGTTTCGACGGTTTGACCGGGCAGGGTGCCTTGCCGTCCGATCCGATTTGGTCCGATACCGCCTTTGCCGTCACCTTGGCGACGGCGGCTTTCGCCATTCTCTTCGGCGTGCGCCATATCCACGCGCGGGAGCATCATCGCGGGCTGATGCTCGCCATCGTTTTTGAAAGCCTCGTGAAGCTGGCGGCCTTTATCGCGGTGGGCGTGTTTATCATGCTCGGGCTGCCGGAAGGGCCGGTGGAACTGTTCCAGATCGCCGCCCGCCAGCCGGAACTGATGCGCCTGCTCGATCTCGATTTGCTGGCGCCGACCTGGATCAGCAATACGCTGATCGCTTTTTTTGCCTTTTTCTGCCTACCGCATAAATTCCACGTGTTGATGGTGGAAAATGAGGACCGTCGGCATCTGCGCCCGGCGGCGCTGATTTTTCCAGCCTATTTATTGATCCTCTCGATCTTCATCGTGCCCATCGCGCTTTCGGGTCTCATGCTGGTGGGGCAGGGGACGCTGAACCCCGATAGTTTCGTGTTATCGCTGCCCCTGCGCCTGGGCGCGCCGGAAGTGGCGCTGATCGCCTTTATCGGCGGCCTGTCGGCGGGGACCGGCATGCTGATCATGACCGTGGTCGCCCTGGCGACAATGGTCTGTAACGATGTGGTGATGCCGCTGCTGCTGCGCCGCCGGGGGTTTCGCCAGGAACGCGATCTGGCGGGCGTGCTGCTGTTCATCCGCCGCGCCGCGATTATTGGGATTCTGCTGCTGGCCTATCTCACCTATCGGCTGATCGGCGAGAATTATGCGCTGACCACCATCGGCTTGCTGGCCTTCGTGGCGGTCGCGCAGTTCGGCCCAGCCTTTCTGGGGGCGCTCTATTGGCGGCGGGCCACGCGCTTGGGGGCGATTGCCGGGATCGGCGCGGGGATGCTGGTCTGGGTTTATACGATGCTGCTGCCCGCAACCGTCATTCTGCGCCGCATGGAAATCGAGTTTTTGCAGAAGGGGCCGTTTGGGCTGGAGTGGCTGTCGGCCCATGCGCTGTTTGGCATGGGCGGGCTGGATGCGATTTCCCACGCAACGCTGTGGAGCCTGCTGGCGAATATCCTGTTCTACGTCGGCGGCTCGCTGCTCTCCCGCCCCTCGGCGGTAGAGCGGGCGCAGGCCGCGGCCTATGTCGATGCCGACCCGCAGCCGGCGACCCTAGGGCCGCGCGGCTGGTCGGCGCTGACGCGGCTGGAGGAGCTGCGCAGTATCGCCGCGCGCTATTTGGGGGAGGAGGCGGGGGGCGGGGCCTTCGACCGGTTCGTTGCCGGGCGAACCGCCCAGGCCGGGCCGGTGTACCGCGACGGGGTGGCCGACCTCGACGCGGTGCGCTTTACCGAACATCTCTTGGCGGGGGCCATCGGCTCGGCTTCCGCCCGCGTGGTGCTGGCCGCCTCGCTGAAGCGGCGCAGCCTGTCGCGCGGGGCGGCGCGGCAGATGCTCGATCAAGCGTCGGAAGTCATCCGCACCCAAGCCGATCTGTTGCGCGGTACCATCGATAGCGTCAGCCAGGGCATCTGCGTCCTTGATACCGATCTGACGATTTTGATGTGGAACCGCCGCTTTCTCGATCTCTTGGATTTTCCCCCCGGCCTCGTCCGGGTTGGCGTGCCGCTGGCCGAATTGGTGCGCTATAACGCCGCCCGCAGCGATTACGCGGCGGGGGATGTCGATGCCCTGCTGGTCAACCGTTTTGATGCGATCACCGACTGGCCCTATCGCCACGAACGCACCCGCCCCGATGGCACCGTCATCGAAATGCTGACCAACGTCATGCCGGGCGGCGGCTATGTGACGACCTATACCGATGTGACCGAGCGGCATCTGGCGGCGGCGCGGCTTCAGGAAATCAATGAAAATCTGGAAGCGCGGGTGCGCGACCGGACGGAGGCGCTAGAGGCGGCAAAAGCGGAAGCGGAACGGGCCAATTCCTCTAAAACCCGCTTTCTCGCCGCCGCCAGCCACGATCTGATGCAGCCGCTGAATGCCGCGCGGCTTTTTTCGACGGCACTGTCGGATCGGCTGTCAGAAGGGAATATTGCCGCCGCGCGCGATATGGTGCGGCATATCGGGGCGTCGTTGCGCTCGGTCGAACAATTGCTGTCAGCGCTGCTCGACATTTCCGCGCTCGAAGCCGGGGCGATGCGGGCACAGAAGCGCGATTTCGCCCTGGGGCCGCTGCTGGAACGGCTTGCGATGGAAGTGGCGACCCAGGCGGCCCAGCGCCCGGCCCATCGACCCTTAAGGGTGCGCTTTGTGCCAACGTCGGTGCGGGTGCAGACCGACCCCGATCTGCTGCGCCGGATCGTCCAGAATTTTCTGACCAATGCCGTGCGCTACACGCCGCGCGGCACGGTCTTATTGGGCTGCCGCGTGCAGCGCGACACGGTGCGGATCGAGGTTTGGGATACCGGCCCCGGAATTCCCGAGGACCGGCAGCAGGAGATTTTCGAGGAATTTCGCCGCCTCAGCCCTGGCGGGGAGGATGGGCATACCGGCCTTGGTCTGGGGCTTGCGATTGTGGACCGGATCGCGCGCGGTCTCGGTCATCCCGTCGATGTTCGGTCGGTGCCCGGGAAGGGGGCCTGCTTTGCCGTAACGGTGCCGCGCGCGCTGACCCCGACCCCGCCGCAAGCCTCGCCCGTTCCCGTGGCGGCGCCGGTCTTCGCGGGTCTTGATATTCTCTGTCTCGATAATGATGCGGCAATCCTCGCAGGGATGCAGGCGCTGCTGGAGGGGTGGGGCTGCCGCGTGCGGCTGGCGGCGACGCCCAATGCGGCCCGGCAAGCTTTAGCCGAAGCCGTTCCCGCGCTTCTGATCGCCGATTATCATCTGGAAGCCGAGGTCGATGGCCTGGCGTTCTTGATCGAATCCGCCGCGCCCGATCATGCTCGGCTGCTGCTGACCGCCGACCGGTCCGAAGATTTACGCCGCCGCGCCCGCGCCGCCGGGGTGCCGCTTTTGTATAAGCCCTTGCGCCCGGCAGCGCTGCGCAGTTATCTCAGCAGTCTCACGCTCAGCCTGCCTGCGGAGGAAGACGCCGAGTGA
- a CDS encoding response regulator transcription factor, translating into MTPRFLIADDHPLVRAALGETLRRRWPEAEILEAADFDTVTGRLAPADPGAADTEIDLVLLDLTMPGSQGLMGLMLLRSHAPTVPVAVVSAQEDPETVRRALSFGAAAFIPKSASVEGIQDTIAAILRGESLPSEPPAQEAADDRDLYQRLATLSPQQLRVLAMIGEGKLNKQICFELGIAEQTVKAHASQIFRKLGVVSRTQAALVMNRLAPGGGV; encoded by the coding sequence GTGACGCCCCGCTTTCTGATTGCCGACGATCATCCGCTCGTGCGCGCCGCGCTGGGGGAGACGTTGCGCCGCCGCTGGCCAGAGGCGGAGATTCTGGAAGCGGCGGATTTCGACACGGTGACCGGGCGCCTTGCCCCTGCCGATCCAGGCGCGGCAGATACCGAGATTGACCTGGTGTTGCTCGATCTGACCATGCCGGGCAGTCAGGGGCTAATGGGGTTGATGCTGCTCCGCTCCCACGCGCCGACGGTGCCGGTGGCGGTGGTTTCGGCTCAAGAAGACCCGGAGACGGTGCGCCGCGCCCTTTCGTTCGGGGCGGCGGCCTTCATCCCGAAATCGGCGTCGGTCGAGGGTATTCAAGACACGATTGCCGCCATCCTGCGCGGCGAGTCCCTGCCTAGCGAGCCGCCCGCCCAGGAGGCTGCGGACGACCGAGATCTCTATCAGCGCCTCGCCACCCTGTCGCCGCAGCAGTTGCGCGTGCTGGCGATGATCGGCGAAGGCAAGCTGAACAAGCAGATTTGCTTCGAACTGGGCATCGCTGAACAGACGGTGAAAGCCCACGCCAGTCAGATATTCCGCAAACTCGGCGTTGTCAGCCGCACCCAGGCGGCGCTGGTCATGAACCGGCTGGCGCCCGGGGGCGGGGTTTAG
- a CDS encoding PqiC family protein, translating into MRRLLPLLLLAPALTGCLTPEPAPKLYVLDPVVPTAASLTRVSLAVAPAQVPEYLDRPELIVRTGPNEVKAVDGERWAERLPLTLARGVADNLTRALGRPVPLTPADRPGAAPDYELFLTVTRLDIDPAGRNVSLEGTWSLFDTDARKELQAAVFSQRESFSGTGLTGAVTALNRAVAAVSQGTLSALQSLPPKR; encoded by the coding sequence ATGCGCCGCCTGCTGCCCTTGCTGCTGCTCGCCCCTGCCCTAACCGGCTGCCTTACGCCGGAGCCGGCGCCGAAACTCTATGTGCTGGACCCGGTTGTGCCAACGGCGGCAAGCCTAACCCGCGTTTCCCTCGCCGTCGCCCCGGCGCAGGTGCCGGAGTATCTCGACCGGCCCGAGTTGATCGTGCGGACGGGACCGAATGAGGTTAAAGCGGTGGATGGCGAACGCTGGGCCGAACGGCTGCCGCTGACGCTCGCGCGCGGGGTCGCGGATAATCTGACCCGCGCCCTCGGGCGCCCGGTGCCGCTGACCCCCGCCGACCGACCGGGCGCCGCGCCGGATTACGAATTATTCCTGACCGTCACCCGCCTTGACATCGACCCCGCTGGACGGAACGTTAGCTTGGAAGGCACCTGGAGCCTGTTTGATACCGACGCCCGGAAAGAACTGCAGGCCGCCGTTTTCAGCCAGCGGGAGAGCTTTAGCGGCACCGGTCTCACCGGCGCCGTCACCGCCCTAAACCGGGCGGTTGCCGCCGTTAGCCAGGGCACCCTCTCGGCCCTGCAAAGCCTGCCACCGAAGCGCTAA
- a CDS encoding MlaD family protein yields MSKRANPVVIGGFVLGALVLALGGLVAFGSGLFQKDTKEIAIARFDGSVSGLNIGAAVTFRGVRIGQVRSIQLQLTPGTYAARIPVELEIDRDKISFDGPVSQTIAENLHDAVAKGLRAQLQVQSFVTGLVSVNLDFFPAAPPPPPFIEGQMMEIPTMRSSFDSLLETVGALPLQDLAGTALALLTNLNELLTSPEIKSVITNTARSAEALEQTATAARDAIGPISQSLQATLTEARTTLQTIQQVTKATQTEVSGLMGDSRKLAQDADKQLLALTAQTSGVLKSLDQTLQSANGLIGPASAQRADLEQILRNLNYVTRSLRGFAEQLERNPNALIVGKR; encoded by the coding sequence ATGAGTAAACGCGCCAATCCAGTCGTTATCGGTGGCTTCGTCTTAGGGGCGCTGGTGCTGGCCTTAGGCGGGCTGGTGGCCTTTGGCTCTGGCCTGTTCCAAAAGGACACCAAGGAAATCGCCATCGCGCGGTTTGATGGGTCGGTCAGCGGCCTCAACATCGGCGCCGCCGTCACCTTCCGGGGCGTGCGCATTGGTCAGGTGCGCAGTATTCAACTGCAACTCACCCCCGGCACCTATGCCGCGCGCATTCCGGTGGAACTGGAAATCGACCGGGACAAGATTTCCTTCGACGGTCCTGTGTCGCAGACCATCGCCGAAAATCTGCACGATGCCGTCGCTAAAGGCCTGCGCGCACAATTGCAAGTGCAGAGCTTCGTGACCGGGCTTGTGTCGGTCAACCTCGATTTCTTCCCCGCCGCCCCGCCGCCGCCGCCCTTCATCGAAGGGCAGATGATGGAAATTCCGACGATGCGGTCCAGCTTCGATTCGCTGCTGGAAACCGTGGGCGCCCTGCCCTTGCAGGATTTGGCGGGCACCGCGCTCGCGCTGCTGACGAACCTGAACGAGTTGCTGACCTCGCCGGAAATCAAAAGCGTCATCACCAATACCGCCCGCAGTGCCGAAGCGTTGGAACAGACCGCCACCGCTGCCCGCGACGCCATCGGCCCGATCAGCCAATCGTTGCAGGCGACCTTGACCGAAGCGCGGACCACGCTGCAAACCATCCAGCAGGTCACCAAGGCCACCCAGACCGAGGTGTCGGGCCTGATGGGCGATTCACGCAAACTGGCGCAGGATGCCGATAAGCAGCTTCTGGCCCTGACCGCACAGACCAGCGGTGTGCTGAAATCGCTCGATCAAACCCTCCAATCGGCCAATGGGTTGATCGGCCCAGCCTCGGCCCAGCGCGCCGATCTTGAACAGATTTTGCGCAACCTTAATTACGTCACCCGCTCCCTGCGCGGCTTTGCCGAACAGTTGGAGCGTAACCCCAATGCCCTGATCGTCGGAAAACGCTGA
- a CDS encoding methyl-accepting chemotaxis protein: MIRLIENLPLIWKLCVTFILISFATIAVATLGVIRVGAIPTVVDELLIATTEVHTADVVMVDVLITAQHLENAAGIPAAERPALITQIGKDLEKASASLDALKAAVVTPQSAAPLKAIDGIFTQFKTETQALMTAHDAARLNTIRKLVQSLPAQVALIQEPNFKKFGDNIVRGNELYTDTRRDLFGLAIVGLTVSLGLAILMAHRLIAKPLTQIARGMASTTAGTEPAVVDGSVDPATAQRRDEVGVLANAFMAYAETAKQARLFDRQAREEAERQLTKRAKLEENVVAFDAQTTTALGRISQASALLEKTAQSLATSADETTRQSGTVASASGEATQNVEKVAGAARDLLTLVDEIRQQVLHSTKVASDAMTQASRTKGTMQGLADRTQQIGDVVKLITDIASQTNLLALNATIEAARAGEAGKGFAVVATEVKNLASQTAKSTEEISQQIAAIQEATQETLAGIQEIAGTITSVNDSANAIASAIDEQSMATQQIVRSSENAAQGTQKVLETVDRINQSAAATGTDAADVRRAAHELFQQAETLRGQVDGFFSSLRRA; encoded by the coding sequence ATGATACGGCTAATCGAGAACCTTCCCCTGATTTGGAAGCTCTGCGTTACATTTATTTTGATTAGCTTTGCGACGATTGCCGTCGCGACGCTCGGGGTCATTCGCGTTGGCGCTATTCCAACCGTCGTTGATGAACTTCTTATTGCAACGACCGAGGTTCATACCGCCGACGTGGTGATGGTCGATGTGTTGATAACGGCGCAGCATTTGGAAAATGCCGCTGGCATCCCGGCCGCCGAACGGCCCGCCCTGATCACGCAAATCGGAAAAGATTTGGAGAAGGCGAGCGCATCCCTGGACGCCCTGAAAGCCGCAGTTGTCACCCCGCAATCCGCCGCCCCGCTGAAAGCCATCGACGGAATATTCACGCAGTTTAAAACCGAAACCCAGGCTTTAATGACGGCCCATGACGCTGCGCGGCTTAATACTATTCGCAAACTTGTACAAAGCCTACCGGCGCAAGTTGCGCTGATCCAGGAACCGAACTTCAAAAAATTTGGCGATAATATCGTTCGAGGGAACGAGCTTTATACCGATACGCGACGGGATCTATTTGGATTAGCCATCGTTGGCCTTACCGTATCTTTGGGGTTGGCTATTCTAATGGCGCATCGGTTGATCGCCAAACCGCTTACTCAAATCGCGCGCGGTATGGCCAGCACGACCGCTGGGACCGAGCCCGCAGTCGTTGACGGAAGCGTCGATCCGGCGACGGCCCAGCGCCGGGACGAGGTGGGGGTTCTGGCCAACGCCTTCATGGCCTATGCCGAAACCGCCAAACAGGCGCGCCTCTTCGACCGTCAAGCGCGGGAGGAGGCGGAGCGGCAACTGACCAAGCGGGCCAAGCTGGAAGAAAATGTTGTCGCTTTCGACGCCCAAACCACGACCGCCCTTGGCCGGATCAGCCAAGCGTCGGCCCTGCTCGAAAAAACGGCCCAAAGCCTTGCGACCTCTGCCGATGAAACCACGCGGCAATCGGGCACCGTAGCGAGCGCCTCGGGCGAGGCCACCCAGAATGTCGAAAAGGTTGCCGGGGCGGCGCGCGATCTTTTGACGCTGGTCGATGAAATCCGCCAACAGGTCTTACACTCAACCAAGGTCGCCAGCGACGCCATGACCCAGGCAAGCCGCACTAAGGGCACAATGCAGGGCCTCGCCGACCGCACGCAACAAATCGGCGATGTCGTGAAACTGATCACCGATATTGCCAGCCAAACCAATCTTTTAGCGTTGAACGCCACCATCGAAGCGGCCCGCGCCGGGGAAGCCGGTAAAGGTTTTGCTGTCGTTGCGACGGAGGTCAAAAACCTTGCCAGTCAAACGGCAAAATCTACAGAAGAAATCAGCCAACAAATTGCGGCGATCCAAGAGGCCACTCAGGAAACCTTAGCGGGTATCCAAGAAATCGCTGGAACGATCACATCGGTTAATGATAGCGCCAACGCGATCGCCAGCGCGATTGACGAACAGAGCATGGCAACGCAGCAGATTGTTCGCAGTTCCGAAAACGCCGCTCAGGGAACCCAGAAAGTGCTGGAAACGGTTGATCGGATCAATCAATCCGCTGCCGCAACGGGCACGGATGCGGCCGACGTGCGGCGGGCGGCGCATGAGTTGTTCCAACAGGCCGAAACCTTGCGCGGTCAGGTCGATGGCTTCTTCAGCAGCTTGCGGCGAGCTTAG
- a CDS encoding ABC transporter ATP-binding protein, with amino-acid sequence MAPRIEVTGLDMIFDAYVVQKNINLTVQTGEIFVIMGGSGCGKSTLLRHMIGLLTPVRGAIRYDGENLCTAIGQERNSLTRRFGVLFQSGALWSSMTLAENVALPIRTYTKLSEPEIEELVALKLALVGLRGFEDYMPSEISGGMRKRAGLARAIALDPDILFFDEPSAGLDPVSSKRLDDLILELRDSLGATIIVVTHELASIFAIADNSIFLDAETRTPIAHGAPRQLLTDCQSPQVQAFLRRGAETA; translated from the coding sequence ATGGCACCGCGCATCGAAGTGACCGGCCTCGATATGATTTTCGACGCCTATGTCGTGCAGAAGAATATCAACCTGACCGTCCAAACCGGGGAAATCTTCGTGATCATGGGGGGCAGCGGCTGCGGGAAATCGACCCTGCTGCGCCATATGATCGGGCTGCTTACCCCCGTGCGCGGCGCGATCCGCTACGATGGCGAGAATCTCTGCACGGCCATCGGGCAAGAGCGGAATAGCCTAACCCGCCGCTTTGGCGTACTGTTCCAAAGCGGCGCGCTGTGGAGTTCGATGACCCTGGCGGAAAATGTCGCCCTGCCGATCCGCACCTATACGAAGCTCAGCGAGCCTGAAATCGAAGAATTGGTGGCGCTCAAGCTCGCCCTGGTCGGGCTGCGCGGGTTTGAAGATTATATGCCGTCGGAGATTTCGGGCGGGATGCGCAAACGCGCTGGGCTGGCGCGGGCCATCGCGCTCGATCCCGATATTCTATTCTTCGACGAACCTTCGGCGGGGCTTGATCCCGTGAGTTCCAAACGGCTCGATGATCTTATCTTGGAACTGCGCGATTCGCTGGGGGCAACGATCATTGTCGTCACCCACGAACTTGCTAGCATTTTTGCCATCGCAGACAATTCAATCTTCCTCGATGCCGAAACGCGCACCCCCATTGCCCACGGCGCCCCGCGTCAGCTTTTGACGGACTGTCAAAGCCCGCAAGTGCAGGCCTTTCTGAGACGCGGGGCGGAAACCGCGTGA
- a CDS encoding MlaE family ABC transporter permease yields MALLWSRSREPDPRVAVERGSDRCLRITLTGEWRVAQGVASLGPITQELAHGDYIAGITVNAQLDGYDSSLIAFLLKLHEVCALGDIPLTLTGLPEGAQRLYTLATAVPEREGTDKKGLGFAPLTAIGKTTLRAVKEGKDWLNFLGAITVSMLRLFRGKAQFQHRDFLLFVQECGAQALPIVTIISLLIGLILAFVGAMQLKQFGAELYVANLVAIAMAREMGAVMTGIVLAGRTGAAFAAQIGAMQGNEEVDALSTLGVSPIDFLVLPRVLALVLMTPLLCLYADVMGLIGGYIVSVGILDVTGAAYVNQTMNAVKLGDFFVGLAKSLVFGIIVASAGCLQGLRAGRSAAAVGDATTKAVVTGILFIIIADGLFAVLLNLLGL; encoded by the coding sequence TTGGCCTTGCTCTGGTCCCGTTCCCGCGAGCCTGACCCGCGCGTTGCAGTCGAACGCGGATCGGATCGCTGCCTGCGCATCACCCTAACCGGGGAATGGCGGGTGGCGCAGGGGGTGGCCTCGCTGGGGCCAATTACGCAGGAGTTGGCGCATGGCGATTATATCGCGGGCATCACGGTCAACGCCCAGCTCGATGGCTACGACAGCAGCCTGATCGCCTTTTTGCTAAAGCTGCACGAAGTTTGCGCGCTCGGCGATATTCCGCTGACCCTCACCGGCCTGCCAGAGGGGGCGCAGCGGCTCTATACCCTCGCCACCGCCGTACCGGAACGCGAGGGCACGGATAAAAAGGGCCTGGGGTTCGCCCCGCTGACCGCCATCGGCAAAACCACCCTGCGTGCCGTGAAGGAGGGGAAGGATTGGCTCAACTTCCTCGGTGCCATCACGGTCTCGATGCTGCGGCTGTTCCGGGGCAAGGCGCAGTTTCAGCATCGGGATTTTCTGCTGTTCGTGCAGGAATGCGGGGCGCAGGCGCTGCCCATCGTCACCATCATTTCGCTGCTGATCGGGCTGATCCTCGCCTTCGTCGGCGCGATGCAGCTCAAGCAGTTCGGGGCGGAACTCTATGTTGCCAACCTCGTCGCCATTGCAATGGCGCGGGAAATGGGGGCGGTGATGACCGGCATTGTCCTGGCTGGGCGCACGGGGGCGGCCTTTGCCGCGCAAATCGGCGCCATGCAGGGCAATGAGGAGGTCGACGCCCTCTCCACCCTCGGCGTGTCGCCCATCGATTTCCTCGTGCTGCCGCGCGTGCTGGCGCTGGTGCTGATGACGCCGCTGCTGTGCCTTTATGCCGATGTCATGGGGCTCATCGGCGGCTATATCGTCTCCGTTGGGATTCTCGACGTCACCGGCGCGGCCTACGTCAATCAAACGATGAATGCCGTTAAACTGGGAGATTTCTTCGTCGGCCTCGCGAAAAGCTTAGTGTTCGGCATCATCGTCGCCAGTGCGGGCTGTCTGCAGGGCCTGCGTGCCGGGCGTAGCGCGGCGGCGGTCGGGGATGCGACGACGAAAGCGGTTGTGACCGGCATTCTGTTCATCATCATCGCGGACGGGCTTTTCGCCGTGCTGCTGAACCTTCTGGGGCTGTAA
- a CDS encoding peroxiredoxin gives MLTVGDSFPKFNLTAVTGPNHQTDFAQVSNETYAGKWLVVFFWPKDFTFVCPTEIVGYGSLEKDFADRDAVLIGASTDSDFVHAAWRTHHADLKPLTFPWLADIKRELSTELGILAKDAGVALRATFIVDPEGIIRHVTVNDLSVGRNPQEALRILDALQTDELCPCNWKQGEATL, from the coding sequence ATGTTGACCGTTGGCGATAGCTTCCCGAAATTCAACCTGACCGCCGTGACCGGCCCGAACCACCAGACCGATTTCGCGCAGGTTTCGAACGAAACCTATGCCGGTAAGTGGCTGGTCGTGTTCTTCTGGCCGAAGGATTTCACCTTCGTCTGCCCGACCGAAATCGTCGGCTACGGCAGCCTGGAAAAGGATTTCGCGGATCGCGATGCCGTGCTGATCGGCGCGTCGACCGATAGCGATTTCGTCCATGCCGCGTGGCGCACCCATCATGCCGACCTGAAGCCGCTGACCTTCCCGTGGCTGGCGGACATTAAGCGCGAACTGTCGACCGAACTCGGCATTCTCGCCAAGGACGCCGGCGTTGCCCTGCGCGCCACCTTCATTGTCGATCCCGAAGGCATCATCCGCCACGTGACCGTCAACGATCTGTCGGTTGGTCGTAACCCGCAGGAAGCGCTGCGCATCCTCGACGCGCTGCAGACCGACGAACTCTGCCCCTGCAACTGGAAGCAGGGTGAAGCCACCCTCTAA
- a CDS encoding carboxymuconolactone decarboxylase family protein, translating into MSIETLKSALPDYAKDLRLNLSSVLSQPMLSANQTWGTALATAIAARNPAVIAAINAELQGKIDATNITAAKTAAALMGMNNIYYRYVHLSPTADFKTMRAGLRMNGMVGHGADGLDFELWSLAVSAVNGCGMCIESHEHEVFKKGATKEQVQAVVKIAAVITAVSAALEGAAALGE; encoded by the coding sequence ATGTCCATCGAAACCCTGAAATCCGCGCTGCCCGATTACGCCAAGGATCTGCGCCTCAACCTCTCCTCGGTCCTGTCGCAGCCGATGCTGTCGGCAAACCAGACCTGGGGCACCGCGCTTGCCACCGCAATCGCCGCGCGCAACCCCGCCGTGATCGCCGCGATCAATGCCGAACTCCAAGGTAAGATCGACGCCACCAACATCACCGCCGCCAAAACCGCCGCCGCGCTGATGGGTATGAACAATATCTACTACCGCTACGTCCACCTCTCCCCGACCGCCGACTTCAAGACGATGCGCGCGGGCTTGCGGATGAACGGTATGGTCGGCCACGGCGCCGATGGTCTCGATTTCGAACTCTGGTCGCTCGCCGTCTCCGCCGTCAACGGCTGCGGCATGTGCATCGAAAGCCACGAGCACGAAGTCTTTAAGAAAGGCGCGACCAAGGAACAGGTGCAAGCCGTCGTGAAAATCGCCGCCGTAATTACGGCTGTGTCGGCAGCCCTGGAAGGCGCGGCGGCGCTCGGCGAGTAA